In Equus quagga isolate Etosha38 chromosome 14, UCLA_HA_Equagga_1.0, whole genome shotgun sequence, one DNA window encodes the following:
- the LOC124251699 gene encoding olfactory receptor 52K1 has protein sequence MSASNITTIHPAAFLLVGIPGLEHLHVWISIPFCFAYTLALLGNCTLLFIIWADAALHEPMYLFLAMLAAIDLVLSSTTLPKMLAIFWFRDCEINFYACLVQMFFLHSFSIMESAVLLAMAFDRYVAICKPLHYTTILTRPLIIKIGMVTVTRAVTLTTPLPFLLRRFHYCRGPVIAHCYCEHMAVVRLACGDTRFNNIYGIAVAMFIVVLDLLFVILSYIFILRAVLQLASQEARYKAFGTCVSHIGAILSTYTPVVISSVMHRVARRAAPHVHILLAIFYLLFPPMVNPLIYGVKTKQIRDHVLSLFQRKKV, from the coding sequence ATGTCAGCCTCCAATATCACCACAATCCATCCAGCTGCCTTCTTGTTGGTAGGAATTCCAGGTTTGGAGCACCTACATGTCTGGATCTCCATTCCCTTCTGCTTTGCCTATACTCTGGCCCTGCTAGGCAACTGCACCCTTCTCTTCATTATCTGGGCTGATGCAGCCCTCCATGAGCCCATGTACCTCTTTTTGGCCATGTTGGCAGCCATTGATCTAGTCCTCTCTTCTACAACACTTCCTAAAATGCTGGCTATTTTTTGGTTCAGAGATTGCGAGATCAACTTCTATGCCTGTCTGGTCCAGatgttctttctccattccttctctATCATGGAGTCAGCAGTGCTGCTGGCCATGGCCTTTGACCGCTacgtggccatctgcaagccactGCACTACACCACGATCCTAACTAGGCCCCTTATCATCAAAATTGGCATGGTTACTGTGACTCGGGCTGTGACACTAACGACTCCACTCCCCTTTCTGCTCAGACGCTTCCACTACTGCCGGGGCCCCGTGATTGCCCACTGCTATTGTGAGCACATGGCAGTGGTAAGGCTGGCTTGTGGGGACACTCGCTTCAACAATATCTATGGCATTGCTGTGGCCATGTTTATAGTGGTGTTGGACTTGCTTTTTGTTATCCTGTCTTATATCTTCATCCTTCGAGCAGTTCTACAGCTTGCCTCTCAGGAGGCCCGCTACAAGGCATTTGGAACATGTGTGTCTCACATAGGTGCCATCTTGTCTACCTACACACCTGTGGTCATCTCCTCAGTCATGCACCGTGTGGCTCGCCGGGCTGCCCCTCATGTACACATTCTCCTTGCTATCTTCTATCTTCTTTTCCCACCCATGGTCAATCCTCTCATCTATGGTGTCAAGACCAAGCAGATTCGTGATCATGTTCTCAGTCTGTTTCAGAGAAAGAAGGTGTAG
- the LOC124251698 gene encoding olfactory receptor 52K1-like, producing the protein MSASNITAIHPAAFLLVGIPGLEHLHVWISIPFCFAYTLALLGNCTLLFIIWADAALHEPMYLFLAMLAAIDLVLSSTTLPKMLAIFWFRDCEINFYACLVQMFFLHSFSIMESAVLLAMAFDRYVAICKPLHYTTILTRPLIIKIGMVTVTRAVTLTTPLPFLLRRFHYCRGPVIAHCYCEHMAVVRLACGDTRFNNIYGIAVAMFIVVLDLLFVILSYIFILRAVLQLASQEACYKAFGTCVSHIGAILAFYTPVVISSVMHRVALWASPHVHILFANFYLLFPPMVNPLIYGVTTKQIRERVLGLFLRKDV; encoded by the coding sequence ATGTCAGCCTCCAATATCACCGCAATCCATCCAGCCGCCTTCTTGTTGGTAGGAATTCCAGGTTTGGAGCACCTACATGTCTGGATCTCCATTCCCTTCTGCTTTGCCTATACTCTGGCCCTGCTAGGCAACTGCACCCTTCTCTTCATTATCTGGGCTGATGCAGCCCTCCATGAGCCCATGTACCTCTTTTTGGCCATGTTGGCAGCCATTGATCTAGTCCTCTCTTCTACAACACTTCCCAAAATGCTGGCTATTTTTTGGTTCAGAGATTGCGAGATCAACTTCTATGCCTGTCTGGTCCAGatgttctttctccattccttctctATCATGGAGTCAGCAGTGCTGCTGGCCATGGCCTTTGACCGCTacgtggccatctgcaagccactGCACTACACCACGATCCTAACTAGGCCCCTTATCATCAAAATTGGCATGGTTACTGTGACTCGGGCTGTGACACTAACGACTCCACTCCCCTTTCTGCTCAGACGCTTCCACTACTGCCGGGGCCCCGTGATTGCCCACTGCTATTGTGAGCACATGGCAGTGGTAAGGCTGGCTTGTGGGGACACTCGCTTCAACAATATCTATGGCATTGCTGTGGCCATGTTTATAGTGGTGTTGGATTTGCTTTTTGTTATCCTGTCTTATATCTTCATCCTTCGAGCAGTTCTACAGCTTGCCTCTCAGGAGGCCTGCTACAAGGCATTTGGAACATGTGTGTCTCACATAGGTGCCATCTTAGCCTTCTACACACCTGTGGTCATCTCCTCAGTCATGCACCGTGTGGCTCTCTGGGCTTCCCCACATGTCCACATTCTTTTTGCCAATTTCTATCTGCTCTTTCCACCCATGGTCAATCCTCTTATCTATGGGGTCACGACCAAGCAGATTCGTGAGCGAGTCTTAGGACTATTCCTGAGAAAGGATGTGTAA